AGGCCCCGGCGTCGCAGGGCCGTATGCCGAAGATCACGCGTTTTTGCGTGCCCTGGGGTTCGGCCACGGCCAGTCCGGCATCCTCCCCGCGTGTGGAAAAGCGCAAAAGGCATTCCGTCTGGGGGAAGAAAAAGGGCTTGGGCGACAGGGTGGAGTTGCCGTAATCCAGGGACAAGCCGCGTTCCGGGTCAAAGAGGGTGAATGCCGTGAGCGCGCCCGAGACCGCCGGGACGTACACCGCGCGCGTCGCGCTCCAGGCGGCGATGATCCGGGGCAGATCCAGGCGGGAAAAAATCATGGCGTCGTTCATGCACCCCTCGTCACGAAAAGGCCTCGTCCGGGTCGTCGGGAGAATAGACGGCCAGGGCGGGTTTGGCGTCCAGGGACAGGAAGGCCTCGTGGCCGAAAAGCCGTCTGGCGTCGGATTCGAGCTTGGACGTGAGCCGCCGCATGGGGATGCCCACGGGGCAGGCCGATTCGCAGGCCCCGCAGTCCGTGCAGCGTCCGGCGCAGTGGAAGGCCCGCAACAGGTGATAGGTCAAAACGTCCGGCTCGTCCTGGGTCTTGCCCAGCCATTGGGGCCTGGACCGGTCCACGAAGCAGGTAGTGCAGTGGCACAGGGGACAGACGTCCCGGCAGGCATAACAGCGGATACAGTCGCGGAAGGTGCGGGTGAACAGGTCGAAGCGGGCCTCGGGCTTCTTGCGCTCCCACAGCTCGATGATCTTGTCGGCGTCGCCGCCGCCGGTCTCGGGCACGGGGTCGGCCACGGTTTCGTCGGCGAGCACGGGGTTGCGGTGCAGGCAGGTGAGACAGTTGTCGCGCTTGAGCTCGCCGCGCCGGAACACCTCTTCGAAATCCGCCCCGGTCACCGTCACATCCTCCCCTTCCTCGCGCACCCCCGTGACCGTGCGGCCGTTGACCTTGGCCTCGATTTTGCGGGCGTCGAGCATCCCCAGGCAGGGCACGGCGATGACCGCCACGTTTTCCCGGGTCAGGCGGTTTTCCCGGA
Above is a genomic segment from Desulfolutivibrio sulfodismutans DSM 3696 containing:
- a CDS encoding 4Fe-4S dicluster domain-containing protein, with the translated sequence MNAYARRIREIAHRLLSEKSVDAVVGYRAGTVPMRARPFIARTPAEAGELTWSGFCVGNLAKLAGGLSGRVAVCAQGCVSRNLVGIIRENRLTRENVAVIAVPCLGMLDARKIEAKVNGRTVTGVREEGEDVTVTGADFEEVFRRGELKRDNCLTCLHRNPVLADETVADPVPETGGGDADKIIELWERKKPEARFDLFTRTFRDCIRCYACRDVCPLCHCTTCFVDRSRPQWLGKTQDEPDVLTYHLLRAFHCAGRCTDCGACESACPVGIPMRRLTSKLESDARRLFGHEAFLSLDAKPALAVYSPDDPDEAFS